AAGGTCACCGATCGAAACGATGCGCTCGCACCGGACCCCGATATCGGCCATTCGGCCGGGGGCACCGGTGCCGTCGACGACGAGACCTCCGCGCAACACCAGATCGAGCTTTCGATCCTGACCAACACCGAGGAGCCCTACCCCCACCGTGCTCGCGAGAAACTCCCGTCGGTTCACAATCTTGACAGCATATCGCGGAAGCCCTCCGATTCGAGGGTCGACTGTTTTTTGATATTGGATTTCACTTTCAGAAGCGTTACAATGAGTTTGCCGTGATCGTTTGCCACTGCTGGGGAATCACCGATCGGGACATCTGCCGTTTGGCGGATGAGCGCGCCCGCTGCTCGGGCGATGCGGCCGCGGTGATTCCCGCGGGCAACGACTGCGGGACGTGCCGGCCCCTGGTCGAGGCCCTCCTTGCCAAAAGCGAGGGTCGGCAGGAGCACCACTACCGCACGACTCCCGAGCTCGTCGACGCCTGAGGCCTGCGGCTAGCTGCTGAGGCACTCCCCCAAGTGGTATGCTGGGTCGCATGAAAGGCGACTCCGAGATTATCGAAACCCTCAACGCGGTCCTGACCTCCGAGCTCACGGCCATCAATCAGTACTTCGTGCATGCAAAGATGTGCGAGAACTGGGGCTATCGAAAGCTCGCGAAGAAGAAGCGCGAGGAATCGATCGAGGAAATGAAGCACGCCGACGAGCTGATCGA
The nucleotide sequence above comes from Vicinamibacteria bacterium. Encoded proteins:
- a CDS encoding (2Fe-2S)-binding protein, which translates into the protein MIVCHCWGITDRDICRLADERARCSGDAAAVIPAGNDCGTCRPLVEALLAKSEGRQEHHYRTTPELVDA